Below is a genomic region from Thermococcus sp..
CCTGGATTTCTTAGACCTTCTAGTGTTTGGGGTTCCTGTCCGTCCCTCCAGTTTGAGAGCAGAAAAGTATTTTACTCCCGGGGTTGCAGATTCGGTAAGGGGGTCACGGTGGAAGTTACAGTATCGGAACTTGTCGAACTGGTGAGGCCCGGGGAAACAGTTGTCGTTGAGTACGAAACCTCATACGTCCCTGAATTTGCCCTTAAGTTCCTTGCCGATTACACTAGGAAAAACGGCGTTCCCTTCATTATAGACGACAATTTCGACAGCCTTTATACAATTCTAATTCACTGCAAAATGCTAGGACTCGACGTTGACCTCAGCCACGCCTATGTGTTCAAGACCGGCGGAAGGAGAGAGGTTGGGGGTAAAGTGATGCGGGTGGAGTTCCACCCGGACCCAAGGGTCCTTCTGAGGAACTACGACAGAGCTTTTTCGGAGGTCGTTGGAACGCTTGAAAAACCCGCTTTAAACCTCGTTCTTGGCGTGGAGAGTCTTCTCTACTTCGTCAGGGACGTTAGGGATTTTTACAGGTTCCTCCTCGGAATCCAGCGCTACGTGGGGAACAGGGGGAGGAAATCCTTCTATCTCGTTCACACCGGCCTCATATCGAGCCTCCCGGCTTACGTTCATCCCGAGCTCAGGAGACTAGCTACCAGCGTCTGGGTATTTGATAGTTATCCCACTGAAGTTAAGCTCTCAATCCTTCGCAGTCCTGACCTTGACCTTGTCGGCAGGGAGTTCACCATAGATGTTGGAGGTGTTTCCCGTGGCGGTAGTTGAACTCAAAGGCGTTGCCTCCAGGGAGGATGTGGTTAATCTCTTCGGCTCGGTTCGTATGGGTGACTTTATGCTGATTGAAAACTACTCTATCGTTGGTTCGGAGCTTACCCTTTATGCTCTCCTGAACTACGCCTACGAGCGCGGTCTTCCGGTTCTCGTTGAGGACATCTTTGATGCATTTGCCGGTTATCTTAGGCACTTCGACGTCATGGGCATTACCCCACCTCTGGAGCACGTGGGGGTTCTAAAGATTGGGGGCATTGATGAGCTCGGCCATGTTGTTGACAAGATTCAGTTTGAGGCGGACCCCACCCTATACCTGCAGAAGAAGGAGAGGGCGATAGAGAGGGCCATGGGCGATGAGCGGTACGTTTACATTGTCACAGGCTTCGAGAGGCTCCTCGGGTTCCAGCGCGACGTGAAAGGGATTTACGTCATAGTCAATCACATGAGGGAGACCCTCGGTAACGGTAGGAGGATGACATTTAACCTGATAGAGAGCAACGTCATCAACGGCTTTTCAATGAACCCCCTTCCCTTACTTGAGAGTGTTGCCACTTCCGTTGTGGAGCTTCACGACCACGGGGATATGCTACGCCTCAGGTTTCGGAAGTCAATACTCAATCTCCTTGAAGGAAGAAATGAGGTATTTCTCCACCCCTTTGACGTGGTTGAGTGGTGGTAGAAAGCTAAAAAACTAAAAGAAATGTTCCAGGGGAGAACGACTTCCATTTTTCCCGACTTTCATATGAATTCCGAGGGCGTTAGTTACGGTTCCGCTCTTCTCAATCCATTTTCCTGCCGGGACTAGGAGAATATCTCCCGGTAGCTCAACGGATTCGTTGGAAACAACTACGTAGCGCTCGACTTTGGGTATGCCAGTTATTCCTGCCCTTAGCAGACCTTCGGCGTTTGCACCATTCCAGAGTACCAGCGTTGGAACTCCAAGGGGTTTGCTCGGCCCCTCAACCACCGCTAGGTCGTAGTTCTCTTCAACGATTTCCTTCCCCCTCAGGAGGATCTTGAGGAGAGGGAACTTCTCCGGGTCTGCCATAAGAAGGACACTCCTCGCATTCCTAATGTCATCGAGGGTCGCCGTTGAGGGGCTTCCGCTCACCGTTGACCCTATTGGAATGTCCCTCCGCTTGGCGAAGGATTTCAGGGCCCTTATTTCCTCGTTGGTTAGGTCAGGCGTCAGAATCAGGGCATAATTTTCTTTTTCAATAAAGCTCTTGGCCTCTTCCCAGCCCACAGGTCTTCCGTTGAGAAGTGGGCCCTTAAGGGACTTCTCCCAGGGCCTTTCGAACCTGCAAATGTCGCAGATGTATCTGTTCCACGAGTTATTGACACTTGAAGCCCTCACGAGAGTTCCA
It encodes:
- a CDS encoding DUF257 family protein yields the protein MEVTVSELVELVRPGETVVVEYETSYVPEFALKFLADYTRKNGVPFIIDDNFDSLYTILIHCKMLGLDVDLSHAYVFKTGGRREVGGKVMRVEFHPDPRVLLRNYDRAFSEVVGTLEKPALNLVLGVESLLYFVRDVRDFYRFLLGIQRYVGNRGRKSFYLVHTGLISSLPAYVHPELRRLATSVWVFDSYPTEVKLSILRSPDLDLVGREFTIDVGGVSRGGS
- a CDS encoding DUF257 family protein; protein product: MAVVELKGVASREDVVNLFGSVRMGDFMLIENYSIVGSELTLYALLNYAYERGLPVLVEDIFDAFAGYLRHFDVMGITPPLEHVGVLKIGGIDELGHVVDKIQFEADPTLYLQKKERAIERAMGDERYVYIVTGFERLLGFQRDVKGIYVIVNHMRETLGNGRRMTFNLIESNVINGFSMNPLPLLESVATSVVELHDHGDMLRLRFRKSILNLLEGRNEVFLHPFDVVEWW